From Pseudomonas poae, the proteins below share one genomic window:
- a CDS encoding HutD family protein yields MSAVKVWRAADYIRMPWKNGGGSTEEITRDAGTGLDGFGWRLSIADIGESGGFSTFAGYQRVITVIKGAGMVLTVDGEEQRGLLPLQPFAFKGDSQVSCRLITGPIRDFNLIYSPQRYHARLQWVDGVQRFFSTAQTVLVFSVADEVTVLDQVLGHHDCLQVDGNTGLLDISVSGRCCIIELTARA; encoded by the coding sequence ATGAGTGCAGTGAAAGTCTGGCGCGCCGCCGATTACATCCGTATGCCGTGGAAAAACGGCGGCGGCAGTACCGAAGAAATCACCCGTGATGCAGGCACCGGCCTGGATGGCTTTGGCTGGCGCCTGTCGATTGCCGATATCGGTGAATCGGGCGGGTTTTCGACCTTCGCCGGTTATCAGCGCGTGATCACGGTCATCAAGGGCGCGGGCATGGTGCTGACCGTGGATGGCGAAGAGCAGCGCGGGTTGTTACCGCTGCAGCCTTTCGCGTTCAAGGGCGACAGCCAGGTGTCGTGCCGTTTGATCACCGGGCCGATCCGCGATTTCAACCTGATCTATTCGCCCCAGCGTTACCATGCGCGCTTGCAGTGGGTGGATGGCGTGCAGCGCTTTTTCAGTACCGCGCAGACGGTGCTGGTGTTCAGCGTGGCCGATGAGGTAACAGTGCTGGACCAGGTGCTGGGCCATCACGACTGCCTGCAAGTGGACGGTAACACTGGCTTGCTGGATATCTCGGTCAGCGGCCGCTGCTGCATTATCGAACTGACCGCACGCGCTTAA
- a CDS encoding cytosine permease, whose translation MAANDTTPLIERRSIDYIPEAERHGRLFSQFTLWMGANLQITAIVTGALAVVLGGDVFWSLIGLLVGQLIGGGVMALHAAQGPKLGLPQMISSRVQFGVYGAAIPIVLVCLMYLGFTATGTVLSGQALGQLFGVSDSVGILIFASVIVLVTVLGYRVIHFIGRVASVIGVVAFVYLFSRLISQTDVGALLQIRHFSWSSFLLAVSLAASWQIAFGPYVADYSRYLPSATSSVKTFFAAGAGSVIGAQVAMVLGVFAAAMSNGQFAGHEVAYIVGLSGTGATAALLYFSIAFGKVTISTLNSYGSFMCIATIISGFRGRLEVTRLQRLVFVLVIVGTATLIALLGQHSFLGAFKSFILFLLAFFTPWSAINLVDYYCITRERYDVPALADPSGRYGRWNLLGISVYVFGVLVQLPFISTKFYTGPLVAALGDVDISWIIGLVLPAALYYVCAKKWHGAVPDQLILPVEQGAIPRANGLAAQA comes from the coding sequence ATGGCTGCAAATGACACCACCCCGTTGATCGAAAGGCGTTCGATCGACTACATCCCGGAAGCGGAAAGACACGGTCGTCTGTTTAGCCAGTTCACCCTGTGGATGGGTGCCAACCTGCAAATCACCGCGATTGTCACTGGGGCTTTGGCCGTGGTGCTGGGCGGTGATGTGTTCTGGTCGTTGATCGGCCTGTTGGTCGGCCAACTGATCGGCGGCGGCGTCATGGCGCTGCACGCGGCGCAGGGGCCCAAGCTGGGCCTGCCGCAGATGATCTCCAGCCGCGTGCAGTTTGGCGTTTACGGCGCGGCGATTCCGATTGTGCTGGTGTGTTTGATGTACCTCGGGTTCACCGCCACCGGCACCGTGCTTTCCGGGCAGGCGCTAGGCCAGTTGTTTGGTGTCAGCGACAGCGTCGGCATCCTGATCTTTGCCAGTGTCATCGTGCTGGTGACGGTGCTGGGTTACCGGGTGATCCACTTCATCGGCCGTGTCGCCAGCGTCATTGGGGTGGTTGCTTTTGTCTACCTGTTCAGTCGCCTGATCAGCCAGACCGACGTCGGTGCGCTGCTGCAAATCCGCCACTTCAGCTGGAGCAGTTTTCTGCTGGCGGTGTCGCTCGCGGCCTCCTGGCAGATCGCCTTCGGCCCTTATGTGGCGGACTACTCGCGTTACCTGCCAAGCGCTACGTCGTCGGTGAAAACCTTTTTCGCCGCCGGTGCGGGTTCGGTGATTGGCGCGCAGGTGGCGATGGTCCTCGGGGTGTTTGCCGCGGCCATGTCCAACGGGCAATTCGCCGGTCACGAAGTGGCCTACATCGTGGGTTTGAGCGGCACTGGTGCCACCGCTGCACTGCTGTATTTCAGCATTGCGTTCGGCAAGGTCACCATCTCCACGCTGAACTCCTACGGCAGCTTTATGTGCATCGCGACCATCATCAGCGGCTTCCGTGGTCGCCTGGAGGTCACGCGCTTGCAGCGTCTGGTGTTTGTGCTGGTGATTGTCGGTACGGCAACCCTGATCGCGTTGCTCGGTCAGCACTCGTTCCTCGGTGCGTTCAAGTCTTTCATCCTGTTCCTGCTGGCGTTCTTTACGCCCTGGAGCGCGATCAACCTGGTGGATTACTACTGCATCACCCGCGAGCGTTATGACGTGCCGGCGCTGGCTGATCCGAGCGGTCGCTACGGTCGTTGGAACCTGCTTGGTATCAGCGTCTATGTGTTCGGTGTGCTGGTGCAATTGCCGTTCATCTCCACCAAGTTCTATACAGGCCCGCTGGTGGCCGCGCTGGGTGATGTGGATATTTCCTGGATCATCGGCCTGGTGCTACCGGCAGCGCTGTATTACGTATGTGCAAAAAAATGGCACGGCGCGGTACCTGATCAACTGATCCTGCCGGTAGAGCAGGGCGCTATACCAAGAGCAAACGGGCTGGCTGCACAAGCCTGA
- a CDS encoding glycine betaine/L-proline ABC transporter ATP-binding protein has product MTTVSKIEVKNVFKIFGARSKDALAMVGQGKTKDQVLAETGCVVGVNDLSLSIGTGEIFVIMGLSGSGKSTLVRHFNRLIDPTSGAILVDGEDILQLDMEALRQFRRHKISMVFQSFGLLPHKSVLDNVAYGLKVRGETKQVCAERALHWIETVGLKGYENKYPHQLSGGMRQRVGLARALAADTDIILMDEAFSALDPLIRAEMQDQLLELQKTLHKTIVFITHDLDEAVRIGNRIAILKDGKLIQVGTPREILHSPADEYVDRFVQRRAAVV; this is encoded by the coding sequence ATGACTACCGTCAGCAAAATCGAAGTTAAAAACGTCTTTAAAATCTTCGGCGCCCGTTCCAAGGATGCACTGGCCATGGTCGGCCAGGGCAAGACCAAGGATCAGGTGCTGGCCGAGACCGGTTGCGTGGTCGGCGTAAATGACCTGTCGCTGAGCATCGGCACCGGCGAGATCTTTGTGATCATGGGCCTGTCGGGTTCCGGCAAATCCACGTTGGTGCGCCACTTCAACCGCCTGATCGACCCTACCAGCGGCGCGATCCTGGTGGACGGTGAAGATATCCTGCAACTGGACATGGAAGCCCTGCGCCAATTCCGTCGGCACAAGATCAGCATGGTGTTCCAGAGCTTCGGCCTGCTGCCCCACAAGAGCGTGCTCGACAACGTCGCCTACGGCCTCAAGGTGCGTGGCGAAACCAAGCAAGTGTGCGCCGAACGCGCCCTGCACTGGATCGAAACCGTGGGCCTCAAGGGCTACGAAAACAAATACCCGCACCAGCTCTCCGGCGGCATGCGCCAGCGCGTCGGCCTGGCCCGCGCCTTGGCGGCCGACACCGACATCATCCTGATGGACGAAGCCTTCAGCGCCCTCGACCCGCTGATCCGCGCCGAGATGCAGGACCAGTTGCTGGAGCTGCAAAAGACCCTGCACAAAACCATCGTATTTATTACCCACGACCTCGACGAGGCCGTGCGCATCGGCAACCGCATCGCGATCCTCAAGGACGGCAAGCTGATCCAGGTTGGCACCCCGCGAGAGATCCTGCATTCGCCGGCGGATGAGTATGTGGATCGGTTTGTCCAGCGGCGGGCGGCGGTGGTCTGA
- the hutC gene encoding histidine utilization repressor — translation MDESPAPLYARVKQMISQQILNGNWPPHYRVPSESELVSQLGFSRMTINRALRELTAEGLLVRMQGVGTFVAEPKSQSALFEVHNIADEIASRGHRHTCQVIHLGEEAAGSERAVALEMREGGRVFHSLIVHFENDIPVQIEDRFVNALVAPEYLQQDFTQQTPYAYLNQVAPLTEGEHVVEAILADAAECKLLQIEPSEPCLLIRRRTWSGRQPVTAARLIHPGSRHSLEGRFSK, via the coding sequence ATGGACGAAAGTCCGGCGCCCTTGTATGCCCGCGTCAAACAGATGATCAGCCAGCAGATCCTCAACGGCAACTGGCCGCCGCATTACCGCGTACCGTCCGAGAGCGAGCTGGTCAGCCAACTGGGCTTCAGCCGCATGACCATCAACCGCGCCCTGCGCGAGCTGACTGCCGAAGGTCTGCTGGTGCGCATGCAAGGCGTCGGCACGTTTGTCGCCGAGCCCAAGAGCCAGTCGGCGCTGTTTGAAGTACACAATATTGCCGATGAGATCGCCTCGCGCGGTCATCGGCATACCTGCCAGGTGATTCACCTGGGCGAAGAGGCTGCCGGTTCCGAGCGTGCCGTCGCCCTGGAAATGCGCGAAGGCGGGCGGGTGTTCCATTCGCTGATCGTGCACTTCGAAAACGATATCCCCGTGCAAATCGAAGACCGGTTCGTCAACGCCCTGGTCGCGCCGGAATACCTGCAGCAGGACTTTACCCAGCAAACGCCGTACGCCTACTTGAACCAGGTCGCACCGCTGACCGAAGGCGAGCACGTGGTAGAGGCGATTCTCGCCGATGCCGCCGAGTGCAAGTTGTTGCAGATCGAGCCGAGCGAGCCGTGCCTGTTGATTCGCCGGCGTACCTGGTCCGGTCGCCAGCCGGTGACTGCCGCACGTTTGATCCACCCCGGTTCCCGTCATAGCCTGGAAGGACGTTTCAGTAAATGA
- a CDS encoding proline/glycine betaine ABC transporter permease, producing MFPESFTFSIADWVNGWVDSLVTNYGDVFRHISDTLLWAIVNLEGLLRAAPWWLMLAIVGGVAWHATRKVLTTAVIVGLLFLVGAVGLWDKLMQTLALMMVATVISVLIGIPLGILSARSNRLRSVLMPLLDIMQTMPSFVYLIPVLMLFGLGKVPAIFATVIYAAPPLIRLTDLGIRQVDGEVMEAINAFGANRWQQLFGVQLPLALPSIMAGINQTTMMALSMVVIASMIGARGLGEDVLVGIQTLNVGRGLEAGLAIVILAVVIDRITQAYGRPRHEASK from the coding sequence ATGTTTCCTGAGAGTTTTACGTTTTCCATCGCCGACTGGGTCAATGGTTGGGTGGATTCGCTGGTCACCAACTACGGCGATGTGTTCCGGCACATCTCCGACACCCTGCTATGGGCCATCGTCAACCTGGAGGGCTTGCTGCGTGCGGCGCCCTGGTGGCTGATGCTGGCCATCGTCGGCGGCGTCGCCTGGCATGCGACCCGCAAGGTGCTGACCACGGCGGTGATCGTCGGCTTGCTGTTCCTGGTGGGGGCGGTCGGCCTGTGGGACAAGCTGATGCAGACCCTGGCGCTGATGATGGTCGCCACGGTGATCTCGGTGCTGATCGGCATTCCGCTGGGCATCCTGTCGGCGCGTAGCAATCGCCTGCGTTCGGTGCTGATGCCGTTGCTCGACATCATGCAAACCATGCCCAGCTTCGTGTACCTGATCCCGGTGCTGATGCTGTTCGGCCTGGGCAAGGTCCCGGCGATTTTCGCCACGGTGATCTACGCCGCCCCGCCGCTGATTCGCCTGACCGATCTGGGCATTCGCCAGGTCGACGGCGAAGTCATGGAAGCCATCAATGCCTTCGGTGCCAACCGCTGGCAGCAACTGTTCGGCGTGCAACTGCCGTTGGCGTTGCCGAGCATCATGGCCGGTATCAACCAGACCACCATGATGGCGCTGTCGATGGTCGTGATCGCCTCGATGATCGGCGCCCGTGGCTTGGGTGAAGACGTGCTCGTTGGCATCCAGACCCTCAACGTCGGCCGTGGCCTTGAAGCCGGGCTGGCGATCGTGATTCTCGCAGTGGTCATCGACCGCATTACCCAGGCCTATGGTCGTCCACGGCATGAGGCGAGCAAATGA
- the hutU gene encoding urocanate hydratase encodes MTDFSKAKPTKYRDVEIRAARGNTLTAKSWLTEAPLRMLMNNLDPQVAENPKELVVYGGIGRAARNWECYDQIVESLTNLNDDETLLVQSGKPVGVFKTHSNAPRVLIANSNLVPHWASWEHFNELDAKGLAMYGQMTAGSWIYIGSQGIVQGTYETFVEAGRQHYDSNLKGRWVLTAGLGGMGGAQPLAATLAGACSLNIECQQVSIDFRLNSRYVDEQASDLDDALARIAKYTQEGKAISIALLGNAAEILPELVKRGVRPDMVTDQTSAHDPLNGYLPAGWTWDEYRARAKTEPAAVIKAAKQSMAVHVKAMLEFQKQGIPTFDYGNNIRQMAQEEGVENAFDFPGFVPAYIRPLFCRGIGPFRWAALSGDPQDIYKTDAKVKELIPDDAHLHNWLDMARERISFQGLPARICWVGLGQRAKLGLAFNEMVRSGELSAPVVIGRDHLDSGSVASPNRETEAMQDGSDAVSDWPLLNALLNTASGATWVSLHHGGGVGMGFSQHSGMVIVCDGTDEAAERIARVLHNDPATGVMRHADAGYQIAIDCAKEQGLNLPMIK; translated from the coding sequence GTGACCGATTTTTCGAAAGCCAAGCCTACTAAATACCGTGACGTTGAAATCCGTGCCGCTCGTGGTAACACGCTCACCGCCAAAAGCTGGCTGACTGAAGCGCCGCTGCGCATGTTGATGAACAACCTCGACCCGCAAGTGGCCGAGAACCCCAAAGAACTGGTGGTGTACGGCGGTATCGGCCGTGCGGCGCGCAACTGGGAGTGCTACGACCAGATCGTCGAGAGCCTCACTAACCTGAATGACGACGAAACCCTGCTGGTGCAATCCGGCAAACCGGTCGGCGTGTTCAAGACCCACAGCAACGCCCCGCGTGTGCTGATCGCCAACTCCAACCTGGTGCCGCACTGGGCCAGCTGGGAGCACTTCAACGAACTGGATGCCAAGGGCCTGGCCATGTACGGCCAGATGACCGCCGGCAGCTGGATCTACATCGGCAGCCAGGGCATCGTGCAGGGCACCTACGAAACCTTCGTCGAAGCCGGGCGCCAGCACTACGATTCAAACCTCAAAGGCCGCTGGGTCCTCACCGCCGGTCTCGGCGGCATGGGCGGTGCCCAGCCGCTGGCTGCAACCCTGGCCGGCGCGTGCTCGCTGAACATCGAGTGCCAGCAGGTCAGCATCGACTTCCGCCTGAACAGCCGTTATGTCGACGAGCAAGCCAGCGACCTCGACGACGCCCTGGCGCGCATCGCCAAATACACCCAGGAAGGCAAGGCCATCTCCATCGCCTTGCTGGGCAACGCTGCGGAAATCCTGCCGGAGCTGGTCAAGCGCGGCGTGCGCCCGGACATGGTCACTGACCAGACCAGCGCCCATGACCCCCTCAACGGCTACCTGCCGGCCGGCTGGACCTGGGACGAATACCGCGCCCGCGCCAAGACCGAACCGGCTGCCGTGATCAAGGCCGCCAAGCAGTCGATGGCCGTACACGTCAAAGCCATGCTCGAGTTCCAGAAACAAGGCATTCCGACCTTCGATTACGGCAACAACATCCGCCAGATGGCGCAAGAAGAAGGCGTGGAAAACGCATTCGACTTCCCAGGCTTCGTACCGGCCTATATCCGCCCACTGTTCTGCCGTGGCATCGGCCCGTTCCGCTGGGCTGCGCTGTCGGGTGACCCGCAAGACATCTACAAGACCGACGCCAAAGTCAAAGAGCTGATCCCGGACGACGCCCACCTGCACAACTGGCTGGACATGGCCCGCGAGCGCATCAGCTTCCAGGGCCTGCCGGCGCGTATCTGCTGGGTCGGCCTGGGCCAGCGCGCCAAGCTCGGCCTGGCGTTCAACGAAATGGTGCGCAGCGGCGAGCTGTCGGCGCCAGTCGTGATCGGCCGTGACCACCTCGACTCCGGCTCGGTCGCCAGCCCCAACCGCGAAACCGAAGCCATGCAGGACGGCTCCGACGCCGTGTCCGACTGGCCACTGCTCAACGCCTTGCTCAACACCGCCAGCGGCGCGACCTGGGTTTCGCTGCACCACGGCGGCGGCGTGGGCATGGGCTTCTCGCAGCACTCCGGCATGGTGATCGTCTGCGACGGCACTGACGAAGCAGCCGAGCGGATTGCCCGTGTACTGCACAACGACCCGGCCACCGGGGTGATGCGCCATGCGGATGCCGGTTACCAGATCGCAATTGATTGCGCCAAAGAGCAGGGTTTGAACCTGCCGATGATCAAGTAA
- a CDS encoding formimidoylglutamate deiminase, producing MSAFFAERALLPNGWANDVRFEVSADGLLTHVEPNAVADAAERLRGPVLAGMPNLHSHAFQRAMAGLAEVAGNPNDSFWTWRDLMYRMVGKINPEQLQVIARQLYIEMLKAGYTSVAEFHYVHHDVSGQPYADRTELSRQISQAAASSGIGLTLVPVLYTHSGFGGQAPNDGQRRFINSTENYLDLQARLNPILAAQPAQQLGLCFHSLRAVTPQQISEVLAASDQTCPVHIHIAEQQKEVDDCLAWSGKRPLQWLYDNVEVDARWCLVHATHADADEVTRMARSRAIAGLCLTTEANLGDGIFPAVDFLAQGGRMGIGSDSHVSLSVVEELRWLEYGQRLRDQRRNRLYRTDQPMVGRTLFDAALDGGAQALGQPIGRLEVGKRADWIVLDGNDPYLATATEDGILNRWLFAGGDRQVRDVLVNGKWVVRDGHHAGEEDSSQAFTQVLRDLLG from the coding sequence ATGTCCGCTTTCTTCGCCGAACGCGCACTGCTGCCTAATGGATGGGCCAACGATGTACGCTTTGAAGTCAGCGCCGATGGCCTGCTGACCCACGTTGAGCCGAATGCCGTCGCAGACGCTGCCGAACGGCTGAGAGGCCCGGTTTTGGCGGGCATGCCGAACCTGCATTCCCACGCGTTCCAGCGTGCAATGGCGGGTTTGGCGGAAGTGGCCGGCAACCCGAATGACAGTTTCTGGACTTGGCGCGACCTGATGTACCGCATGGTCGGCAAGATCAACCCGGAGCAACTGCAGGTCATCGCACGCCAGCTGTATATCGAGATGCTCAAGGCCGGTTACACCTCGGTGGCCGAATTTCACTACGTGCACCACGACGTCAGCGGCCAGCCGTATGCGGACCGTACGGAGCTGTCGCGGCAGATCAGCCAGGCCGCCGCCAGCAGCGGGATCGGCCTGACGTTGGTGCCGGTGCTCTATACCCACTCAGGCTTTGGTGGACAAGCGCCCAACGACGGGCAGCGACGGTTTATCAACAGCACTGAAAACTATCTGGACCTGCAAGCGCGCCTCAACCCCATCCTGGCCGCGCAACCCGCGCAGCAACTGGGCCTGTGCTTTCACTCGTTGCGCGCCGTCACACCGCAACAGATCAGCGAAGTGCTGGCCGCCAGTGACCAGACCTGCCCGGTGCATATCCACATCGCCGAACAGCAAAAAGAGGTCGACGATTGCCTGGCCTGGAGCGGCAAACGCCCGCTGCAATGGCTGTATGACAATGTTGAAGTCGATGCGCGCTGGTGCCTGGTGCACGCCACTCACGCGGACGCTGACGAGGTGACGCGCATGGCCAGGAGCCGAGCGATTGCAGGCTTGTGCCTGACTACTGAGGCCAACCTGGGTGACGGGATTTTCCCGGCGGTGGATTTCCTCGCCCAGGGTGGGCGCATGGGCATCGGCTCCGACAGCCATGTCTCACTGAGCGTGGTGGAAGAGCTGCGCTGGCTTGAATACGGCCAGCGCCTGCGCGACCAACGGCGTAATCGCCTGTATCGCACTGATCAGCCGATGGTCGGGCGCACGCTGTTTGATGCAGCATTGGACGGCGGCGCCCAGGCTTTGGGCCAGCCCATTGGTCGACTGGAAGTGGGCAAGCGGGCGGATTGGATAGTGCTGGACGGTAACGACCCGTACCTGGCGACGGCGACCGAAGACGGCATTCTCAACCGCTGGCTGTTCGCCGGTGGAGATCGGCAAGTGCGCGATGTGCTGGTGAACGGGAAGTGGGTGGTGCGCGATGGGCATCATGCCGGCGAGGAAGACAGCAGCCAGGCATTCACACAGGTTTTGAGGGATCTACTCGGCTAA
- the hutH gene encoding histidine ammonia-lyase — protein MNVTALNLIPGQLSLAQLRAIYQQPVTLSLDESASAQIEASVACVEQILAENRTAYGINTGFGLLASTRIASEDLENLQRSLVLSHAAGVGEPISDALVRLVMVLKVNSLSRGFSGIRRQVIDALIALINAEVYPHIPLKGSVGASGDLAPLAHMSLVLLGEGKARYKGEWLEATEALKVAGLTPLTLAAKEGLALLNGTQVSTAYALRGLFEGEDLFAGALACGGLTVEAVLGSRSPFDARIHAARGQRGQIDSAAAYRDLLGDSSQVSQSHQNCDKVQDPYSLRCQPQVMGACLTQFRQAAEVLVVEANAVSDNPLVFAAEGDVISGGNFHAEPVAMAADNMALAIAEIGSLSERRISLMMDKHMSQLPPFLVGNSGVNSGFMIAQVTAAALASENKALAHPHSVDSLPTSANQEDHVSMAPAAGKRLWEMAENTRGILAVEWLAACQGLDLREGLKTSPKLETARGILRAKVGFYDKDRFFAPDIIAATELLASRCLNELVPAKLLPSL, from the coding sequence ATGAATGTGACTGCGCTAAATCTGATTCCAGGCCAACTGAGCCTTGCCCAACTGCGGGCCATCTACCAGCAGCCGGTAACCCTCAGTCTGGATGAAAGCGCCTCGGCCCAGATCGAAGCCAGTGTGGCCTGCGTGGAGCAGATTCTCGCCGAGAATCGCACCGCCTATGGCATCAACACCGGTTTCGGCCTGCTGGCCTCGACCCGCATCGCCAGCGAAGACCTGGAAAACCTCCAGCGTTCCCTGGTGCTGTCCCACGCCGCCGGCGTCGGTGAGCCGATCAGCGACGCGCTGGTGCGGCTGGTCATGGTGCTCAAGGTCAACAGCCTGAGCCGTGGGTTCTCCGGGATCCGTCGCCAGGTGATCGACGCGCTGATCGCGCTGATCAACGCCGAGGTGTACCCGCACATTCCGCTCAAAGGTTCGGTCGGTGCCTCCGGCGACTTGGCGCCATTGGCGCACATGTCCCTGGTGCTGCTGGGCGAAGGCAAGGCGCGCTACAAAGGTGAATGGCTGGAAGCGACTGAAGCGCTGAAAGTCGCCGGCCTGACGCCGCTGACCCTCGCCGCCAAAGAAGGCCTGGCGCTGCTCAACGGTACTCAGGTGTCCACCGCCTATGCGCTGCGTGGCTTGTTCGAAGGCGAAGACCTGTTCGCCGGCGCCCTGGCCTGTGGCGGCCTCACTGTAGAAGCCGTGCTGGGCTCGCGCTCGCCGTTCGATGCGCGGATTCACGCCGCTCGTGGCCAACGTGGGCAGATCGATTCGGCTGCAGCTTATCGCGACCTGCTGGGCGACAGCAGCCAGGTCTCGCAGTCGCACCAGAACTGCGACAAGGTGCAAGACCCGTACTCCCTGCGTTGCCAGCCGCAAGTCATGGGCGCCTGCCTGACCCAGTTCCGCCAGGCCGCCGAAGTGCTGGTGGTGGAAGCCAACGCCGTGTCGGATAACCCGCTGGTGTTTGCCGCTGAGGGTGATGTGATTTCCGGCGGTAACTTCCACGCCGAACCAGTGGCCATGGCCGCCGACAACATGGCGTTGGCCATCGCTGAGATCGGCTCTCTGAGCGAGCGTCGTATCTCGCTGATGATGGACAAGCACATGTCGCAACTGCCGCCGTTCCTGGTGGGCAATAGTGGGGTCAACTCCGGCTTCATGATCGCCCAGGTGACGGCTGCGGCACTCGCCAGCGAGAACAAGGCGCTGGCTCATCCGCACAGCGTCGACAGTTTGCCGACCTCGGCCAACCAGGAAGACCACGTGTCCATGGCCCCGGCTGCCGGCAAGCGCCTGTGGGAAATGGCTGAGAACACCCGTGGCATCCTCGCCGTGGAATGGCTGGCAGCGTGCCAGGGCCTGGACCTGCGCGAAGGTTTGAAAACCTCGCCAAAGCTGGAAACCGCCCGTGGCATCCTGCGCGCCAAAGTGGGCTTCTATGACAAGGACCGCTTCTTCGCCCCGGACATCATCGCCGCCACAGAGCTGCTCGCCAGCCGCTGCCTGAACGAGCTGGTGCCGGCCAAGTTGCTGCCGAGCCTGTAA
- a CDS encoding histidine ammonia-lyase — translation MSQATKITIADTPSRWQDVVAVARHGALLELSGQAWARIDNAQAIVQRIVTSGERAYGVNTGLGALCNVSLAGEQLSQLSRNTLLSHACGVGPVLSDEQTRAIICAAVINYSHGKSGLHPQVVHSLLALLNHGITPQVPSQGSVGYLTHMAHVGVALLGVGNVSYRGQIVSAQQALAAEGLQPVVLGAKDGLCLVNGTPCMTGLSCLALADAHHLLQWADVIGAMSFEAQRGQIDAFDEEIIALKRHPGMQHVGINLRALLDGSEVIASSKGIRTQDALSIRSIPQIHGAARDQVEHATLQVETELNSATDNPLVLGTPDNYRVVSQANPHGQSVALAADMLAIAMAEIGSVAERRLDRLINPHVSGLPAFLVSNPGVNSGMMIVQYVAASLCGQNRQLAQPAVLDNFVTSGLQEDHLSMGTNAALKLHQLLANVTQILAIEYLLAAQAFEFLKDQRFGAGTGSAWRLLREQISPYEQDRWLAPDIATTAALLKDTTLLHRVLPHLH, via the coding sequence ATGTCCCAGGCAACAAAAATCACCATCGCCGATACGCCATCGCGCTGGCAGGACGTAGTCGCCGTCGCCCGCCATGGTGCGCTACTCGAACTCTCGGGCCAGGCCTGGGCGCGCATCGACAATGCCCAGGCCATCGTGCAGCGCATTGTCACCAGCGGTGAACGCGCTTATGGCGTGAATACCGGCCTGGGCGCGCTGTGCAATGTGTCGCTGGCGGGTGAGCAACTCAGCCAACTGTCGCGCAACACCCTGCTGAGCCACGCGTGCGGCGTCGGCCCGGTGCTGAGCGACGAACAGACCCGCGCGATCATCTGCGCGGCGGTCATCAATTACAGCCACGGCAAGTCCGGCCTGCATCCGCAGGTGGTGCACTCGCTGCTGGCGCTGCTCAACCACGGCATCACGCCGCAAGTGCCGTCCCAGGGCTCGGTGGGCTATTTGACCCATATGGCGCATGTCGGCGTTGCGTTGTTGGGTGTTGGCAATGTGAGCTATCGCGGCCAGATCGTTTCGGCGCAGCAGGCCTTGGCTGCCGAAGGTTTGCAGCCGGTGGTGCTCGGCGCCAAGGACGGCCTGTGCCTGGTCAATGGCACGCCGTGCATGACCGGCCTGAGCTGCCTGGCCCTGGCCGATGCTCACCACCTGCTGCAATGGGCCGACGTGATCGGCGCCATGAGTTTTGAGGCCCAGCGTGGGCAGATCGACGCCTTCGATGAAGAAATCATCGCCCTCAAGCGCCACCCGGGCATGCAGCACGTCGGCATCAACCTGCGTGCGCTGCTCGATGGCAGTGAGGTGATCGCCAGCAGCAAAGGCATTCGCACCCAGGACGCCTTGAGCATCCGTTCGATCCCGCAGATCCATGGTGCGGCGCGTGACCAGGTGGAACACGCCACTCTCCAGGTCGAGACCGAACTCAACAGCGCCACCGACAACCCGCTGGTCCTCGGCACCCCGGACAACTACCGCGTGGTGTCCCAGGCCAACCCGCATGGGCAGTCTGTGGCCCTGGCCGCCGACATGCTGGCCATCGCCATGGCCGAAATCGGCTCGGTGGCCGAACGCCGCCTGGACCGCCTGATCAACCCGCATGTCAGCGGCTTGCCGGCATTTTTGGTGAGCAACCCCGGGGTCAACTCCGGGATGATGATCGTGCAGTACGTCGCCGCCTCGCTGTGCGGGCAAAACCGCCAGTTGGCGCAACCGGCGGTGCTCGACAATTTCGTCACCTCGGGCCTGCAGGAAGACCACTTGAGCATGGGCACCAATGCCGCGCTCAAGCTGCATCAGCTGTTGGCCAACGTCACGCAGATTCTCGCCATCGAGTACCTGCTGGCGGCCCAGGCGTTCGAGTTTCTCAAGGACCAGCGTTTCGGCGCGGGCACCGGCAGCGCCTGGCGGCTGTTGCGTGAACAGATCTCCCCGTACGAGCAGGACCGCTGGCTGGCGCCGGATATCGCAACGACCGCCGCGCTGCTCAAAGATACGACTTTGCTGCACCGCGTATTACCCCATTTGCACTGA